From Candidatus Desulfatibia profunda, the proteins below share one genomic window:
- a CDS encoding IS91 family transposase — MHAASCENPSSLRSYKRPDLEVADIFKKYGAEYRKQYKLNKKQLQVMHSIEHCRDGEFGHHMDVCDHCGYPERFNNSCRDRHCPKCTGISRRKWVKARLEDLLPIAYYHVVFTLPHVLYPLSLFNAVLIYELLFECAAETLKVFADDPQWLGARIGYYGVLHTWGGKLWQHLHVHFIVTGGGLKPNGQWVELKYQSKFLFPVKALSKRFRGIFIKALKRAHRQGELKFPGQLKELENYDAFDKWIYHSFPKKWVVFAKSPFAGPEKVVKYLGLYTNRAAISNYRLIGIKEDRVHFYYKIYEKKTDSVRWEKASLPALEFIGRFLMHILPCGFHRIRHYGFLSNGHSKKYVALIRELIADNADQTDEPQESLEITNHPVCPKCKKGKLVPALSVHRFGIVILNIGAYFQYIRKEIPDTS, encoded by the coding sequence ATGCATGCTGCCAGTTGTGAAAATCCGTCATCCTTACGCTCCTACAAACGTCCTGATCTTGAAGTTGCGGATATATTCAAGAAATATGGGGCAGAGTATAGAAAACAATACAAACTGAACAAAAAGCAGCTCCAGGTGATGCACAGCATCGAGCACTGTCGTGACGGTGAGTTCGGTCATCATATGGATGTGTGTGATCATTGCGGATATCCGGAGCGTTTCAACAATTCGTGTCGTGATCGCCACTGTCCCAAGTGCACCGGCATATCTCGGAGAAAGTGGGTCAAGGCAAGGCTGGAGGATCTGTTACCCATTGCCTATTATCACGTGGTGTTTACGCTGCCGCACGTACTGTATCCGCTCAGTTTGTTCAACGCCGTACTGATTTATGAGCTTTTGTTTGAATGCGCGGCAGAGACACTCAAAGTGTTTGCCGACGATCCGCAATGGCTGGGCGCCAGGATCGGATATTATGGCGTTCTGCACACCTGGGGCGGCAAGCTGTGGCAGCATCTGCATGTCCATTTTATTGTTACCGGCGGCGGGTTGAAACCGAACGGCCAGTGGGTTGAACTGAAGTATCAATCGAAATTCTTATTTCCGGTCAAAGCCCTTTCAAAACGATTTCGGGGTATCTTTATCAAGGCCCTCAAGAGAGCCCACCGGCAAGGGGAACTAAAGTTTCCCGGACAGCTAAAAGAACTTGAAAATTACGACGCCTTTGACAAGTGGATCTATCATAGTTTTCCGAAAAAATGGGTTGTATTTGCCAAGTCTCCGTTTGCCGGCCCGGAAAAAGTGGTCAAGTATCTGGGTCTTTACACCAACCGGGCCGCGATCAGCAATTACCGTCTGATCGGAATCAAAGAGGATCGGGTCCATTTTTATTACAAGATTTACGAGAAAAAAACCGACTCCGTGCGCTGGGAAAAAGCCAGCCTGCCGGCACTGGAGTTTATCGGCCGGTTTTTGATGCATATATTGCCCTGCGGTTTTCACCGGATACGCCACTACGGGTTCTTGTCCAACGGGCATAGCAAAAAATATGTCGCTTTGATCCGCGAGCTGATCGCGGACAATGCTGATCAAACCGATGAGCCCCAAGAGAGCTTAGAAATTACCAATCACCCGGTCTGTCCCAAGTGCAAAAAGGGTAAGCTTGTTCCGGCGCTTTCCGTTCATCGGTTCGGAATTGTTATTTTAAACATCGGCGCATATTTTCAATACATACGCAAAGAAATACCGGATACCTCATGA